One window of the Dehalobacter sp. genome contains the following:
- a CDS encoding histone deacetylase: MNKTGIIFFPAFDWSLGEFHPEREERLLYTQEQIFEEGIMDLPQVRQYSPGVADLFDVLRTQAIFPDLQQHNLDAHLIAVGSSLVLGNALMKKEITNGFALVRPPGHHSGATVWGNRGFCTLNNEAILINVLRTKYGIKKIAVIDTDVHHGDGTQDIFYHDPNVLYISIHQDGRTIFPGTGFTEEKGGPNAWGSVLNIPLLPGVGDEGFLYALENWIMPAVEAFKPDLIINSAGQDNHFTDPLASMNVTARGYGKITEMIKPDLAVLEGGYAIEGALPYINMAIFLALAGEDYSGVVESQKPKHTEIGGDTIRSFLTDLKRTNEAVRPSWVFRKEQFLPAGDWAYSEKSIYYDTDGFKENRREYIRKCSHCGGTVLMISRKPSAFQKAVLVRIPFEACPNCEQAGYDLAETFQKLEKTVLLQNQLRDQVHLWTDGREVNPFGG, translated from the coding sequence ATGAACAAGACAGGAATTATCTTCTTTCCGGCTTTTGACTGGTCTCTTGGGGAATTCCATCCGGAACGGGAAGAACGCTTGCTTTACACCCAGGAACAGATCTTTGAAGAAGGGATCATGGATCTTCCCCAGGTCAGGCAATACTCTCCCGGGGTGGCGGATCTCTTTGATGTTTTACGAACCCAGGCGATTTTTCCGGATCTCCAGCAGCATAATCTCGATGCCCATCTGATTGCGGTTGGAAGTTCGCTCGTACTTGGCAATGCGCTGATGAAAAAGGAAATTACGAACGGCTTTGCGCTGGTGCGTCCGCCTGGCCATCATTCCGGAGCTACAGTCTGGGGAAACAGAGGATTCTGTACCCTAAATAATGAAGCAATTTTAATTAATGTTCTTCGGACCAAATACGGCATCAAAAAAATTGCTGTCATAGATACGGATGTTCATCACGGTGATGGGACGCAGGATATTTTTTATCATGATCCGAATGTCTTATATATATCGATCCATCAGGACGGCAGAACCATATTTCCCGGAACCGGATTTACGGAAGAGAAAGGTGGGCCGAATGCCTGGGGATCGGTGCTGAATATCCCGCTTCTGCCGGGAGTTGGTGATGAAGGTTTCCTCTATGCGCTGGAAAACTGGATTATGCCTGCAGTGGAAGCATTTAAACCGGATCTGATCATCAATTCCGCCGGACAGGACAACCATTTCACGGATCCGTTGGCTTCAATGAATGTGACGGCTAGAGGTTATGGCAAAATCACTGAAATGATCAAGCCCGATCTTGCAGTACTGGAAGGCGGATACGCGATTGAAGGCGCACTGCCCTATATTAATATGGCTATTTTCTTGGCGCTGGCCGGAGAAGATTATTCCGGGGTGGTGGAGTCGCAGAAGCCTAAGCATACTGAAATTGGCGGAGATACGATTCGTTCTTTTCTGACCGATCTGAAAAGAACGAATGAAGCTGTCCGGCCTTCCTGGGTTTTTCGTAAAGAACAGTTTCTGCCGGCAGGTGACTGGGCATATTCCGAAAAAAGTATTTATTATGATACGGATGGATTTAAAGAAAACCGCAGGGAATACATCCGCAAATGCAGTCATTGCGGGGGGACGGTGCTGATGATATCCCGAAAACCGTCGGCTTTTCAAAAAGCGGTGCTTGTCAGAATTCCGTTTGAAGCATGTCCCAATTGCGAACAGGCCGGATACGATCTGGCAGAGACTTTTCAAAAATTGGAAAAAACCGTTCTACTGCAAAATCAGTTGAGAGATCAAGTCCATTTATGGACGGACGGCAGGGAGGTGAATCCATTTGGTGGCTAG